Below is a genomic region from Papaver somniferum cultivar HN1 unplaced genomic scaffold, ASM357369v1 unplaced-scaffold_31, whole genome shotgun sequence.
ttattataaaaaaaaaaaatactgctCGTGTTTGGCATGTGAAATGGAGATACCAGAGGACAGCTTGAAATTATAGAAGGTACCGACTGCCATATAAGgacagtaaaaaagaagaaatcaaaatcaaaataatttgAAAAAAGCTGCTTTTTTCATGTGTTGATTTGGTTTTATTACGAAAGTGGCCCAACAATGGTGTTCCAGATCGTGTATTATGCATGGGTGTTTCGTACATTGGTTTATAGACTCCAACTACCTAACTCTAGCCTCTGTCTCCAAATTGCAAAATCGACTCAAATGAATTCATATCAATCTGTTGCTCAATGCAATTACTTACCACCACATTGTATGGAGTAAAATTTCGAAAAActatgtatttatttttgttaccACCTACACAGCTACATTATGTTCATGCAATCTATCACTGCTACACTTGGAATAAAACGATCGGATATGCACCTCTGTATACTGGTTACATGAGCGCGTGATTGAGTGCGCAACCCACTATTAGATCAGCATTGATCCAATAAAGTGGTACATGGACAAGAACCAAAATAAAAGTCAATATTCTTCATTATATGATTTAAAAATATTGAAACTAAGTTGGGAACCAGGATTCTAAGACAGATCCTCTAAGAACATAGAGCGTAAACTCTTTGTGTCGTCGAACTAGTAGCTACCTGAAaataatatactccctccgtttttaaataataagtttgtttgtgtgtaaatttgCAAACAAACCAGCATATTTTTTAGAAACAGAGTAATGATTATCAAATGAAATATTTAACAATTAATTTTCAGATATCTAGAAGAAGATTTGTTTCGGTGGGTAATCTTACTCTCTGAGGACTTGCAAATGTAAATAGTATAATTTTTCATATGACACTCGTGTTTTTCATACTTCTTTCGAGAAGAATCGAGTTAATGAGCTTTAGacaattgacagtacatattccTTTTCGTTGCAAAGGAAAAGTTTACAGCTTTTATTCATAGAAAGTTAAAAAGAGATCCAAATTCAGGTAAAGCAATCACATCTTAGTGTAATCATGAACCCGATTCCAAAACATAACTGGAAGCAAGAAAAggtgaaaaaagaaaacaaaagttttgtttttttttatgccAAAGATGTGAATTTTATTAACCAAAAGAGATTACAGTGTCTGCAATCAAAAGACTTTCAATAATATCAGGGGGTTTATCTAACCATACCCTGTTGACTCTATACTTTCTACTGAACTTTGCTAACTTGTCAGCAGGTTTATTACAAGACCTAGGAACGAAATGACACATCCAATGAGGAATACTTTTCAAACTGTCAATTGCATCAATTAGAATGTCTTCATTTTCCCAAGCTATCACTGGTGCTTTCTTCACTATGTAGCTTTCAATTCCTTGTAAGTCTGTTTCCAAAACTACATGAGCGTCTTGCAAAGCTTTGCTCCATTTGACAGCCTCTGAAAACGCCAGACATTCCATTTGCTCGGAGTCTTTTACTCCTGCATAGCACTTTGCTGAGCATCCCCACCAGTTCCCTGCAAAATCACGCAACACCAAAGCAATTCCTGTTAGTTTAGTGTTTTTGTCATAAGAAGCATCGCAGTTTATTACATAAAAAGGTGACACAGGAGGTTTCCAATGCAAGGTATTTGTTTTAGGAAGTCTAGCTACAACTCTGTCCTGTTGCTTCTTGTAAAGACCATCCAAATAAGAAGCAAAGCTCATGGCTTTTCTGGCAACTTCAACAGGATTTGCCTTCTTTTTTTGAAACTGGACTTCGCATCTTTCATTCCAAATTGACCATGATACAGTCATTGCCAATTTTAACCAGCTTTCACTTCTGCTTTTTTGTCGAACTGCGTTCATCCACGATTCAAAAACAGTCGCAATGTTGCTATGAACTCCAGCTAAAATACCTGATCCTCCTGGTATGATCATCCAAACCGCCCTAGAAAAAGGGCAGGTAAACAAAACATGCATAGTTTCTTCCATATGCTGATTGCAGAAAGTTATTGCACTATATATATGTGGATGTGGAACAAAAATGTGTTCATGCCTAGCTACGTTATGTATATATCAGCCAGCTTTGCAGATTTCGCTGCCTGAATTTGCAGATTCAGCATCTTTACACTTGTTAAACAAGAGATGGCTAAGATGATGATGCAAAGTCTACTTTGTGCTTTAGGGTACTTCATCATCATTTTTTTGTCTGTGCACATTCGtaagggaaataataaaaatccGTTTAAATATGTCGATAACGTGAAAACATGCTAGAAAACTATTTTTAATTTGACTAATTTCGTTATTATGGACGAGTTTCTTCGTACTTCATTCTACTAAGGAATCTACAACATAAACCAGAGACACCATATAAAATTAATTACGGAGTTTCTCTGATAAGTGCAGAGTAAGATAGGCGTTGGAGCATTGCCTCTAACTGCCAACAGGTTCACAAAGCCTATTTAGTATTTACATTTACTTTCACATGTACATCATACCCCAGCATGAAAGCAACACAAAAGCTAAATCTATATACGTAGTATTTATACTACTCGTGTTTCTTATGCCAAAGGGAGACAAGAGAAGACAGACTGAAATAATAGAAGGTACGGACTGTCATATAAAGACAGCAaaaagaagaatcaaaatcaaaataatttgAAAAAAGCTGTTTTTTTCATGTGTGGATTTTGGTTTTATCATGAAAAATAGCCAACAATAGTTTTCGTGATCTTGTATTATGCATGGGCATTTGGCACCTTCGTTTATAGACTCAACTACCTAGCTCTAGCTAGCCTCTGTCTCCAAATTGAAAAATCAACTGACATGAATTCATATCAATCTGCTGCTCAAGCTCAAACGCAATTACTTACCACCACATTGCATGAAGTAAAATTTCAAAAACTAGATGGGCATATAATTGCCACTTACTAACTTAATTACTTAACCAGAGCAAAAGTAGTTTCAAAAACCACTTATATTTCCGCAGGATGAACTATAACTAAAATGGTACTAGGCGTCAGTGTTCGGATTCGTTTGAGGATTTTGTTCCCCCATAACGCTTCTTTCAATATCAGCTAGCTTCATAATACACAGCGGTtacttatttttgaatatttatttatttttgaagatgGAATATGTCTTAAGAGTGGCTttgtgattttttcttttttacctaGATGATAAATGtagaaaaatggaatcaacatATCCAATTCATTTCGGGAAATTGATATTAATCATTTTTGGTCTTATACGAAAAAAGACATTAATCATGGATCCGAATAATCATATTGCCTCACTCAATTTGGCcccataatcataaataaaatatGAACCTTACTAAGAGCTGAGACGTACAGCTGtattcaagagttatatctgTAAATGAGCTTTTGCATATACAGTTCATAGGCCAGTAAGGCACACACCGCACACACGTCCCTACACCTTCACAATGTATTGTGCCCAGAAACTGACCAGAATCGACAAGTCAAGAGTGCTAtataaccaaaaataaaataaaaaatgagagACATGGTTGTCGTGATGAACGGGGGAGTTGTTTTTCCCCCTAATCGGGTTAAGCCTTTTCCAACTAAGGAGGGTGTCAAGGCATACCTCAGCCATCTTCTGGTTTCGTCCCTCATAATGCCTGGCTACTGTGGGGGGTGGGGGGGAAGGAGGCGAACTCGCAACGTCTTAACACAAGGGGATGCAAGGCTACTTGCATCATTTATGTTTACGAAGTTGTATCTGTTATGTTCGTAAAAATTTAACTTGTGCTTCATGCCCCACACGGCCACACCCTTTGATCATGTTGAGGAAAATAACATCGTAGAAAATGACGTATTTGGcttttattcttgaaaaatgaTGGAAAATTATGGGGATTCAACCAGAAACCGTGCTTCATAATGCTCAGGTTTCAACTACATTTAGGGAAATTATTAGTTTATTACTAAAGGGTTTCCCTTCATTATCCAATCAGAGACATTGTAATGTGATATAGCTGCAGCaaagacccttcaatatttattcAGAGTTTTCAATCAGCTCCAACTAAACTAATAAGTTATggcattatatttgttttttaAACGTTTCTCTAAAGAAGGCATCCATCATTTGGTTGCAATTACATTCTTGTCTCTCTCAATTAtattgttttaaaaatagatATATTAATTGATCAAATCTTTTAGTCCATAATACACGAAGATATGTAAGAATCAAGAAAGCATATCCAGCTACAATTGTTGTGATAAAGGGAAGCCTACTGAAAAGAAGTTGGTTATGTTTTAAAGGCTGAATATATAATTTAGATCTATTCTGAGCTTGGCCTTCCAACAACTAAGGGTGCTAAAGCACACCCAGCGCGTCCTAGCTCCGTCGTGAATTGCACGCGACTGTTAATTAGGGTTAGGGAGTCGAACTCAAAACCTTCTTAATATGAGGTGATGCAAAGGCCACTTGCAACATTTCAGTCTAGGACGTTATTTGTTGTTGATGGTAAAAGTTTAACCTATGCCGTATGGACTTATCTGCATTGTTGCTGTTGAGTAAAGAAAAATGCCCTCTATATTGACCAGAAGGACTAAACTATGCCCTCCACATAATTCTTCTAGTCATAGTCCGCTGCAGTACAGATTCCCAGAATTCAATTTTACTTTGGTACACATATTATCTTAGACAAGTCATGTATGCATTTTTTTAATCGGTACAAGTTATGTATGCACTATTTGCAATTGGCGATGTAAAGTCAAAGTATGTGGAGTGGTCCGAGTGGATGAATAATGGACTAATGATTCTTATGCAAAATTCAGATAATTACACACTACTAATTAAACTAAACCCACACAAACCATGAGCAATATTGGCTCCATATGTAGTATATATGTATCCTTGTCACAAGTCTATGATAGAAGTTACGTGCGGTTTCGAACTTTTCTGGTCATGACTGCCAGAAAAATATGTATTTAACCCCTTGCTTAACTGTAGTTTTCTCTTCATCTGTCGTTTGTGTAGTTAAAATTCGTATTTGCTCGATCAATATCCCGCCGCACATGTGTGACTTACTGTTAATTAAGTGCATCTACAGTAGTGTTTACAAACTATATATAAAGAGCTTCAGTCTTTCTATGTTCTTCACATCCATCTTCATCTTTCTCTAGCAAATGTTGCATTAAATCTCTCTATATCTCTCTATCTCTTTCTCTCTAAACCCATTTCCGATCCCTTCTCAAAATGGCTTCTTACTCATCCGAACATATGATATACCACCCTGAAAAATTAAGACTAATTGATATCATCAGTGTCTTAATCTTTAGAAGAATATTATCAAGTTCTAAGTTTATTGAATCTCATCATTTCAATGAAGATAAGCTTGGAAATAATGTTGCTTTGCCTAACTTGATAACAATTCTAACTTTGATTATTCAAAAGATCTTGGGTTTGCTCTATCTTCCTTTCAAGTTACTTGGACATGTTGTTGAGTTCATATTGAACTTGTTTTCCCTTAACGGTGGCATCTTTAAATTGCTTCTTCGGATTGTCACAGGTGTTTAATTAACTAGATACttaaattgatcttactagtataAATTGCTTAGTTATTAACATATAATACTTGTTTGGACTCGTACTAATTTTTATGCGTTTtgcttaatttgttttttttttattttttatgggtGCACAAATTTGGCCTCATActggtttttatgtattttgctcaatttatttttaattttacctGCATGCATGCATATGATGTAGGTTTAACAATTTGAGCTAGCTGATTTAAAAGGCTTCAAGTTGTTTGAGTTTTCTTTCCTCTTTtaagttatttttcttttcacatGCCCTAAACTCTGAATTCTCGATCTACACCTCAAAGGTTTTCTTAAGGTTTTGATCGGCTTGTTTTCACCAAGTTGCTCTTACTTCACAAAGTTGTAAATTCAAAATTAAGTAAGAGGTTAACAATTTTGCATTTCTTTTTGATAGAATAATGTTGCATTTTTAGACCCTAATTATCTTGTGGTGCATATATTGCAGATGCACT
It encodes:
- the LOC113341753 gene encoding uncharacterized protein LOC113341753 produces the protein MEETMHVLFTCPFSRAVWMIIPGGSGILAGVHSNIATVFESWMNAVRQKSRSESWLKLAMTVSWSIWNERCEVQFQKKKANPVEVARKAMSFASYLDGLYKKQQDRVVARLPKTNTLHWKPPVSPFYVINCDASYDKNTKLTGIALVLRDFAGNWWGCSAKCYAGVKDSEQMECLAFSEAVKWSKALQDAHVVLETDLQGIESYIVKKAPVIAWENEDILIDAIDSLKSIPHWMCHFVPRSCNKPADKLAKFSRKYRVNRVWLDKPPDIIESLLIADTVISFG